CTTTCCTAGCAACTTCCAAAGGGTTTTTGTGCTTCAAGCTAAAACATCCATATCACATATATCTGTTGTGACTTGTATCTCAAACCATTGTCCGTTACTTTAGCATAAAACGGACATGATTGAGAGAGAGTGATCGAGCAGTCCGTGCTTGTGTTCACCGAGATCTTAGCATGCGTTATATATAATCTTAGTTTTGAAGTGTAGATGTCTAAGGCCTTCTCAAGAGTGTCAACTCTTTCCTGCCACGTTTGTTTCAAAATCTAGTCTTTTGGCACGTAAAAGAGCAAAAAGGTTGAAGACTTTTGGAGGCCCAAATCAGTAATATCTGCCCCTCTGCTACATGTACTATTCCTATTAGCTTTTCTCAGATAGTGACAGAGAATCTATTTAAAGGATTCCCCCATTTGCTCCAACTCAATTGAAACCAAACCGGCCCCGTCCTCCCTACACATCGTAAACACTGGTTTCTAGGTTTTGTACTGGAAGAGGGAAGCATGGTAGCCGGGAAAATGCATCCGGTGAATGAGTTAAAGGGAGCATAAAAGCTGCTGAACAGCTTAATGCAGTCATCTTTGTGGCGGAGCGGCAACAGGTAATTAGCtgtttcattacttttttgaggATAATCATTTCTCACctcttattaatatttatgctgAAAAAGAGAAGATAAAAGGTGTGTACGTGGTGTATTCTAAATATGGTTTAGGATTGTTTCactatttcattttctatttctcACGTTTGAATGAGTgggcttttatttgttttacttttccCTCCTCAACATACACTAATAATTAGGATCAATTAGATTATTATCGATGTCTAAGCGGAGTTATTAAAAATAGCCCAAAGAGAAACATTTATGCCGATAGATCAAATAAGTAAATGGGAAAGAGAAATTGCATATATGGCTTGCAAGTTTACATCCTTACTCAGTGCACGTATATCACCTTCGACATGATGAGCGGGATACAGATCACTTGccatacaatatttatttactatttattagttacggctctctctctctctctctctctctctttctctctctctcctaatttgttcctttttttttcttggaattaTGGGGTACTGGGTAGTTTAacatacgtgtatatatatatatatatatattccactgttctagaaatttgatttttcgTGGTATTCATATTTCATTCAGGTCTCAAATATTGCGTTAAcatgatcatcttcttcttccaagtcattaattaattagcttctATTTTCCTTCCAGAGTAAAAAACACAGAGTTCCAATATTCGTAGATAGTTATGGAAATGTTTCAGCCAAACATGTTCGATACTCACCATCTTATGCTGGACATAATGACACCCAAGTCTTCCGAAAGTGAATTGGTAAAGATTAGAGATCAGGACGATTTCGAGACTGGATCAGGCACTGAAATCATGGAAGTAGCTCCCTCCGGAGAAGACCAAGATCCCAACCAAAGCTCCAAAAGAAAGCGCTACCACCGCCATACCCAGGGACAAATCCAGGAAATGGAAACGTAAGCATTCCCACTATTAATACAGGAAAGAGCTAGAGATGTCCGTTATAACTGTACGATATAATTTTTTGAGTGATTTGAACTTTGTTTCCAGCTTCTTCAAGGAGTGCCCTCATCCAGATGACAGGCAAAGGAAAGAACTGAGCCGTCAGCTAGGGTTAGAGCCTCTACAAGTCAAATTTTGGTTCCAAAATAAGCGGACGCAAATGAAAGTACGTAACGCATTCACATATAAGAGTATATATGCATTTCAGAACTTTTATGCGTTTCCCTAAAACGTAACTACTTCAAACATTCATGCACGGCCTAATGCTAATGATCACACACGAATGACTAAACTTCTTCCATCATAGGCCCAACATGAACGCCATGAGAATGCAATTTTAAAGGCAGAGAACGAAAAACTTCGTGCGGAGAACAATAGGTTCAAGGAATCCCTGGGGAATACGTCATGCCCCAACTGTGGAGGTCCAGCGACTCTTGGTGAGATGTCGTTCGACGAGCAGCATTTGAGGATCGAGAATGCTCGTTTAAGAGAAGAGGTGAATTAATTATGCCTAGATTTAGCAAATATTGTGTTGTATTTGCATTTTATTAAGTAATAGtcttatgaatttttttgttttcggGTTGATCACAGATTGATAGGATATCTGTGATTGCGGCCAAATATGTTGGCAAGCCTTTGACTTCGTATTCTCACCTTTCACCCCTCGTGCCTTCCCGCTCCGGCCTTGATCTTGGGGTCGGGAACTTTAAAGCACAGACAGGGTTTGTAGGGGAGATGTATGGAGGGAATGATCTCCTCAGGTCAGTTTCAGGGCCTACTGAGGCAGATAAGCCAATGATTGTTGAGCTCGCCGTGGCAGCAATGGAAGAACTCGTAAGGATGGCTCAGGGTGGAGAGCCATTGTGGGTTTCGTGTGCCAACTCTACTGAGATATTGAATGAAGAAGAATATTTGCGGACTTTCCCTAGGGGAATAGGCCCCAAACCATTAGGATTAAAATCAGAAGCATCGAGGGAATCTGCcgtagttattatgaatcatatCAACCTTGTTGAGATTCTCATGGATGTGGTAGGCACTTCTCCCATGCATAGATTAATATGATTATATGCTTATTATGAATTAATTTGAAACGTTTCTTACACTAATATGGTTTTGATCAGAAACGATGGTCAACTGTGTTTTGTGGTATTGTTTCGAGAGCAACGACTTTAGATGTTCTCTCAACTGGAGTGGCAGGGAACTATAATGGAGCCTTGCAAGTGGTATTTAAAGAGTCCTTTTACTCTTCAAACTTATTTTGGAAACGAATCTAATGTGCTTTCCTAGGCAAGAACAGATATTTTTTAGCAAGAAAATGCTAGAGCTGCGCCTAACTTTTGTTCTCCTACAGATGAAAGCTGAATTCCAAGTCCCTTCACCGCTTGTTCCAACTCGTGAAAATTACTTTGTAAGGTACTGTAAACAGCATGCCGATGGGACTTGGGCAGTTGTTGATGTTTCCTTGGATAATTTGCGCCCTAGTTTTATTTCGAGGAGTCGACGAAGGCCATCTGGTTGTTTGATCCAAGAATTGCCAAATGGTTACTCAAAAGTAATGAAAGCTCTTAAATCCACCTTGtttataatattagataatttaGTCGTCTAATTTGTCATACTTTCGTAATTGATCTGTAGGTTATATGGATCGAACATGTAGAAGTAGATGACAGAGCTGTTCACAGTATATACAGACCATTGGTCAATTCAGGTATTGCTTTTGGAGCAAAACGTTGGCTGGCGACCTTAGATCGACAATGTGAACGTCTTACTAGTTCAATGGCCAATAACATTCCAGCAGGAGATTTATGTGGTAAACTATTTcagttgtttttcctttttggtaaACTCATATTCTTAGGATCATAGAAACTTCATTCACCAGATTTGTCTGCCCTGCTCTTTCTAATTCAATTGTAATGCACAGTAATAACAAGCACAGAAGGGAGAAAGAGTATGCTGAAGTTGGCAGAAAGAATGGTGATGAGCTTTTGTACTGGTGTGGGTGCTTCTACTGCGCACGCATGGACAACATTATCAGCAACAGGTTCTGATGAAGTAAGGGTTATGACCAGAAAGAGCATGGATGATCCCGGCAGGCCTCCTGGTATTGTGCTGAGCGCTGCAACTTCCTTCTGGATTCCAGTTCCAACAAAGAGGGTTTTTGACTTCCTTCGGTATGAGAACTCTCGAACCCAGGTACATGCGTGCGAAGCTTTTCATTAAGTTCTTGCATAGATTTCTTCTATTATGTTAAAACTACTGGCTGTTCAGTATTTGGTAAGCAAAATATACTTTGTTTCTAAAGGATTTTGATCTTTCATATAGTGGGATATCCTTTCGAACGGTGGCCTAGTTCAAGAAATGGCACACATAGCCAATGGTCGTGATCAAGGCAACTGTGTCTCTTTACTACGAGTAAATGTAAGTTCCTGTGTGCGTGCAACATCTATCTAGCTAGCCCGTGCTCAATATATCCGAAAATCTATCTCATCAAAATCGAAACTGACGATTCTCATTGagaaaattaactaattaattgtCTCTCTGTCACGACGAACTGCAGAGCGCGAATTCGAGTCAAAGTAATATGCTGATACTACAAGAGAGTTGCACTGATTCAACTGGATCATACGTAATTTATGCTCCAGTTGATATAGTTGCCATGAACGTGGTCTTAAGCGGCGGGGATCCAGATTACGTCGCACTTCTACCATCAGGATTTGCCATACTGCCCGATGGGCCTGCAGGTGTAAACGGTGGGGGCATTCTTGGGGTTGGATCTGGTGGCTCTCTGTTGACAGTTGCGTTTCAAATCTTAGTAGATTCAGTCCCAACGGCAAAACTCTCTCTCGGATCAGTGGCTACAGTGAACAGTCTAATAAAGTGCACGGTAGAAAGGATCAAGGCTGCAGTCATGTGTGAGAATTCATGATTGACATGATCACTTAATTAATATGGTGAGAGATCGAATCTTCAAACTCggttttagttttatttgatcatatataatgCACTTACATTAACAAGTTTTTTGGGGTCAGTGGTGAAATTGAACTAATAATTCGTATCTTgtctctaattattaattacttcgGAAATTAAGGACCTAACTTCCTTTTTGCCCTTTATGATATTAATTGCAGCAGAACAAAAGAACGGAAGAAAAGAAGGGAGCCAAGTCAGGGAAGCTGGTACGTGATCATGCGTAGTCCAAAATTCGGATCAGAAAAATAGCCAAGGAAAGAAGTCAAGAACGCACCTTATAATAATATCCTTGCCTGGCAGATCATGTCAATCTGCCGCCCTGCGAGGGTTATAGGTTCGGGTATTGACTTCACCTATATAATAAAGaggaattttgtaaaatcagaCTGTTTTTATAATTAGGTAGTCTCCTGCAGTCAGCTTTTCTAATTAACTTCCTATATATGAggattatgatatatatatatatatatatatatatatatatatattaggttttCTTTGATGAGTGGTTGTACGTCTTAGAATAGGTATTAGTTCGACCATTGAAGGTCGGTCGACGGTAAcaaatttagggttttctttgTTGTATTTGTAGTTTTTAGAATGAACCAATAAGCTCTTTTACAAGCTGAGCTATCCTATCCGAGTATTGATATATGAGATCTGAATTTAAGGGCAAAGTCGATTTACTCATGTGATAGACTATTAAGTACCACTTTGAAATCTACTTTacatttacaataaaaatatatttatagtctAATGTACTATATaatcaaatcacgtcaatttataaatttatttttataaaattcttttacagCTAGCCAAAGCGTTAATTCTCAAACAAGAATAGAGCTGACTTATGGTGCACAAACTCGCTTGTATctagcaaaaccctaatatTATACATTGCGAGTCCCCCCAATGCATTGTCTCCACCATAATAGGGCTGACTTATAATATTGTAACTTATCATGTATCTGATATATACCAGATAAAGCAACTACCTACCTACGTACCATGCGCTCCTC
This genomic interval from Juglans regia cultivar Chandler chromosome 3, Walnut 2.0, whole genome shotgun sequence contains the following:
- the LOC109012581 gene encoding homeobox-leucine zipper protein MERISTEM L1-like — protein: MEMFQPNMFDTHHLMLDIMTPKSSESELVKIRDQDDFETGSGTEIMEVAPSGEDQDPNQSSKRKRYHRHTQGQIQEMETFFKECPHPDDRQRKELSRQLGLEPLQVKFWFQNKRTQMKAQHERHENAILKAENEKLRAENNRFKESLGNTSCPNCGGPATLGEMSFDEQHLRIENARLREEIDRISVIAAKYVGKPLTSYSHLSPLVPSRSGLDLGVGNFKAQTGFVGEMYGGNDLLRSVSGPTEADKPMIVELAVAAMEELVRMAQGGEPLWVSCANSTEILNEEEYLRTFPRGIGPKPLGLKSEASRESAVVIMNHINLVEILMDVKRWSTVFCGIVSRATTLDVLSTGVAGNYNGALQVMKAEFQVPSPLVPTRENYFVRYCKQHADGTWAVVDVSLDNLRPSFISRSRRRPSGCLIQELPNGYSKVIWIEHVEVDDRAVHSIYRPLVNSGIAFGAKRWLATLDRQCERLTSSMANNIPAGDLCVITSTEGRKSMLKLAERMVMSFCTGVGASTAHAWTTLSATGSDEVRVMTRKSMDDPGRPPGIVLSAATSFWIPVPTKRVFDFLRYENSRTQWDILSNGGLVQEMAHIANGRDQGNCVSLLRVNSANSSQSNMLILQESCTDSTGSYVIYAPVDIVAMNVVLSGGDPDYVALLPSGFAILPDGPAGVNGGGILGVGSGGSLLTVAFQILVDSVPTAKLSLGSVATVNSLIKCTVERIKAAVMCENS